A portion of the Paucilactobacillus hokkaidonensis JCM 18461 genome contains these proteins:
- a CDS encoding DivIVA domain-containing protein, with product MSLTVDDIQNEKFATKMRGYNVEEVNQFLDRIVAEFKTMTEKNHELEETVKGDQEKLQYFTELKDSLNQSILVAQEAADKVKSNAQKEADITLREAQKQATDIVSEANEKANQLVHNAAESTKRLTVQTNDLKKQTRVFRQRLQVMLESQLAVVNSSDWDSLLQEADASSYDEIQKVLGKTLDNQGNQSVNSVSSSATAPEKVVSEKVENKVAADPGETVVIFPDSDQK from the coding sequence ATGAGTTTAACAGTTGATGATATTCAAAATGAAAAATTTGCAACTAAAATGCGTGGGTATAATGTTGAGGAAGTTAATCAATTTTTAGATCGGATCGTTGCAGAATTTAAAACAATGACTGAAAAGAATCATGAGTTGGAAGAAACGGTTAAGGGCGATCAAGAAAAACTACAATATTTTACTGAATTAAAGGATTCATTGAATCAGTCAATCTTAGTAGCACAAGAAGCTGCTGATAAGGTTAAGTCTAATGCTCAAAAAGAAGCTGATATCACGTTACGCGAAGCTCAAAAGCAAGCAACTGATATTGTGTCAGAAGCTAATGAAAAGGCTAATCAATTGGTTCATAATGCAGCAGAATCAACTAAACGATTAACCGTTCAAACTAATGATTTAAAGAAACAGACCCGCGTCTTCAGACAACGGCTACAAGTAATGCTGGAGTCGCAATTAGCGGTGGTTAATAGCAGTGATTGGGATTCATTGTTGCAAGAGGCAGATGCAAGTTCTTATGATGAGATCCAAAAGGTTTTAGGAAAGACGCTTGACAACCAGGGAAACCAGAGTGTAAACTCAGTGTCATCAAGTGCAACTGCTCCTGAAAAGGTTGTCTCTGAGAAAGTTGAGAACAAGGTTGCAGCCGATCCGGGTGAAACTGTAGTTATCTTTCCAGATAGTGATCAGAAGTAA
- a CDS encoding RNA-binding protein, whose protein sequence is MVEENLAQHFRVDEMPIIEEINGWIAQATDQYRPILTGFLNPRQRYIAETLINQNDELSVRSFGGYEAAELQRMLLFPAYYQPQDNDFQLQVLQIKYPQKFAELHHRQVLGTLLSQGIERATFGDIITDGAQWQVIVQANLADFFITQIDKIASVRVSLVPEELDAVLIPISDWESINTTVSSLRLDVVIAGAFNYSRNRVKTLIEGQKIRVNWADVTKPDYPVALHDMISVRHGGRIRLSSIEGTTKKDKIRVTFSIVTAK, encoded by the coding sequence ATTGTGGAAGAAAATTTAGCCCAACATTTTCGAGTGGATGAAATGCCAATCATTGAAGAAATCAATGGATGGATTGCGCAGGCAACGGATCAGTACCGGCCTATTTTAACTGGATTTTTGAATCCACGGCAACGTTATATTGCGGAGACTTTGATTAATCAAAATGACGAATTATCAGTTAGAAGTTTTGGTGGTTATGAAGCTGCAGAATTACAGCGAATGTTGTTGTTTCCTGCTTACTATCAGCCACAGGATAATGATTTTCAGTTACAAGTGTTACAAATTAAGTACCCGCAAAAGTTTGCTGAATTGCATCATCGTCAGGTTTTAGGTACGTTGCTCAGTCAAGGAATTGAGCGAGCAACGTTTGGTGATATCATTACTGATGGTGCACAATGGCAAGTCATCGTGCAAGCCAATTTAGCTGACTTTTTTATTACTCAAATTGACAAAATTGCCAGTGTACGGGTTTCGTTAGTACCTGAAGAGCTAGATGCAGTGCTCATTCCAATTTCTGATTGGGAATCAATTAATACAACAGTTAGTTCATTAAGGTTAGATGTTGTGATTGCTGGGGCATTTAATTATTCGCGTAATCGAGTAAAAACGTTGATTGAAGGACAAAAAATTAGAGTTAACTGGGCCGATGTAACTAAACCAGATTATCCGGTTGCTTTGCATGATATGATTTCGGTTCGGCATGGTGGACGGATTCGATTGAGTTCGATCGAAGGTACTACCAAAAAAGACAAAATTAGGGTCACATTTTCAATTGTGACCGCAAAATAA
- a CDS encoding YggT family protein — protein sequence MIGFIFYALDRLIYFYMMVIVVWALLSWFPGAYQSRLGRLISKLVVPYIRLFDFIPTLGGLSFSPLVAILVLSLAQYGVAALQSITIQFIG from the coding sequence TTGATCGGATTTATATTTTACGCCTTAGATCGTTTGATCTATTTTTATATGATGGTGATTGTAGTATGGGCGTTACTTTCTTGGTTCCCAGGTGCCTATCAAAGTCGACTGGGCCGATTAATTAGTAAACTAGTGGTACCATATATCCGATTGTTTGATTTCATTCCAACACTTGGTGGCTTGAGTTTTTCACCATTAGTTGCCATTCTAGTTTTATCGTTGGCACAATATGGGGTTGCCGCATTACAATCAATTACGATTCAATTTATTGGTTAA
- a CDS encoding cell division protein SepF — protein MAGKFSLNNFFGMSEDPEEDHYDEEPATQSSSAPERGKKVVSINGGRQSETSKISLFEPRLYSDVKEIATQLLNNRAIIVNFTQMDNDSAKRVVDFLNGTVYAVDGAIERVGDQIFLCTPHNYEVSGNLSANLTKEQDNL, from the coding sequence ATGGCTGGGAAATTTAGTTTAAATAATTTCTTTGGAATGAGTGAAGACCCTGAAGAAGATCATTATGATGAAGAGCCGGCTACCCAAAGCTCATCTGCACCAGAGCGGGGGAAAAAGGTAGTGTCTATCAATGGTGGTCGTCAGAGTGAAACTAGCAAAATTTCATTGTTTGAACCACGACTATATTCTGATGTGAAAGAAATTGCGACTCAGTTATTAAATAATCGTGCTATTATCGTCAACTTTACACAGATGGACAATGATTCTGCTAAACGAGTAGTTGATTTTTTGAATGGTACTGTTTATGCAGTTGATGGAGCAATTGAACGGGTTGGCGATCAGATTTTCTTATGTACACCTCATAATTATGAGGTTTCTGGGAATCTATCTGCTAATCTTACAAAAGAACAAGACAACCTATAA
- the ftsZ gene encoding cell division protein FtsZ, with amino-acid sequence MDYSMDAGQTFGAKIKVIGVGGGGSNAVNRMISEDVKGVEFIVANTDVQALDASSAETKIQLGPKLTRGLGAGSNPEIGAKAAEESEEALSEALEGADMVFVTAGMGGGTGNGAAPAVAKIAKDQGALTVGVVTRPFSFEGPKRGKYAAEGVAKMKDNVDTLIIIANNRLLEIVDKKTPMMEAFQAADNVLRQGVQGISDLITSPGYVNLDFADVKTVMSNQGSALMGIGSSTGENRTAEATKKAISSPLLEVSIDGAENVLLNITGGPDLSLFEAQDASDIVTQAATTDVNIIFGTSIDESLGDEVRVTVIATGIDKENKKPARQAGQKSDTTRIKSADDPFDGWDMQTTQPSGDSENNAENATDEFAQVEKPDFNVFSNDTADETQEDGDNGLDTPPFFKKRRS; translated from the coding sequence ATGGATTATTCAATGGATGCGGGCCAGACCTTTGGTGCCAAAATAAAAGTTATCGGTGTTGGTGGTGGTGGAAGTAATGCTGTCAACCGAATGATTTCCGAAGATGTTAAAGGTGTTGAATTTATCGTTGCAAACACTGATGTTCAAGCATTGGATGCATCAAGTGCAGAAACTAAAATTCAATTAGGACCTAAATTGACTCGAGGATTAGGAGCAGGTTCTAATCCAGAGATTGGTGCTAAAGCGGCAGAGGAAAGTGAAGAAGCATTATCAGAGGCCTTGGAGGGCGCTGACATGGTTTTTGTCACAGCCGGAATGGGTGGCGGTACTGGTAATGGTGCTGCTCCTGCAGTTGCTAAGATTGCTAAGGATCAAGGTGCACTAACAGTCGGTGTTGTTACGCGACCATTTAGTTTTGAAGGCCCCAAACGTGGTAAATATGCTGCCGAGGGTGTAGCCAAAATGAAGGACAATGTGGACACTTTAATCATCATTGCCAATAATCGTTTGCTAGAAATTGTTGATAAAAAAACACCGATGATGGAGGCGTTCCAGGCTGCCGACAATGTGTTACGACAAGGTGTTCAAGGAATCTCCGATCTGATTACATCACCAGGATATGTTAACTTGGATTTTGCTGATGTAAAAACAGTAATGTCAAATCAAGGATCAGCATTGATGGGGATTGGATCATCTACTGGTGAAAACCGAACTGCGGAAGCAACCAAAAAAGCTATTTCATCACCATTACTTGAAGTGTCAATTGATGGTGCTGAAAATGTTTTGTTGAACATTACTGGTGGTCCAGATCTATCATTATTTGAGGCGCAAGACGCTTCTGATATTGTTACCCAAGCAGCAACTACCGATGTTAATATTATTTTTGGAACTTCGATCGATGAGAGTCTTGGTGATGAGGTTCGAGTAACCGTAATTGCAACTGGAATTGATAAGGAAAATAAAAAGCCCGCTCGTCAGGCTGGTCAAAAGTCCGATACTACGAGAATAAAATCAGCAGATGATCCATTTGATGGCTGGGATATGCAAACCACGCAACCAAGTGGTGACAGCGAGAATAATGCTGAAAATGCGACTGATGAATTTGCCCAGGTAGAAAAACCTGATTTTAATGTTTTTAGTAATGATACTGCTGATGAGACGCAAGAAGATGGTGACAATGGATTAGATACACCACCATTTTTCAAAAAACGTCGTTCATAG
- the ftsA gene encoding cell division protein FtsA encodes MDNSGIYVGLDIGTTSIKAIVCENVKGQLNVVGVGNQPSAGLNRGIIVDIDKTAQAISKAVAQAEEKSNVKIKDVVVGLPANYLKIEKCRGMITVASQNQSREITDQDVVDVAKAALTQNIPPEREVIDLLADEFIVDGFDQIKDPRGMVGVRLELHGTLFTGPKTVVHNTKKAIQKAGLNVRDLVVAPLAIGANVLNDGEQDFGTIVIDLGGGQTTTSVIHDHKLKFSYVDAEGGQYITKDISVVLNTSLQNAERLKRDYGFADSSQASESNTFTVEVVGQQEPTEVSEQYLAQVIEARVSQIFERISARLTDIKALELPGGIVLTGGVAALPGVAELASQHFGVNARVYVPDQMGIRHPGFTQGLSLASYEAGLVDIDLLIKQALLADNELKVELQSGNKTAHTVSSRTRKKAAQETKQAARETQTQHRQKPTEVQTRETDEEPEQKQPKKDRFEGIKNFFNNFFD; translated from the coding sequence ATGGATAATTCAGGAATCTACGTTGGATTAGATATTGGAACCACCTCGATTAAAGCAATTGTTTGTGAGAACGTCAAAGGGCAGTTAAATGTAGTTGGGGTTGGTAATCAACCTTCTGCTGGACTGAACCGTGGGATTATCGTTGATATTGATAAAACTGCACAGGCGATTTCAAAAGCCGTTGCTCAAGCAGAGGAAAAATCAAACGTAAAAATTAAAGATGTAGTTGTGGGGTTACCTGCTAACTATCTTAAAATTGAAAAGTGTCGGGGCATGATAACAGTTGCTTCGCAAAATCAATCAAGAGAAATTACTGATCAGGATGTAGTCGATGTTGCTAAAGCAGCTTTGACACAAAACATCCCACCAGAACGAGAAGTTATTGACTTATTAGCCGATGAATTTATCGTTGATGGTTTCGATCAAATAAAAGATCCTCGGGGCATGGTTGGTGTTCGATTAGAATTACATGGAACACTTTTCACTGGTCCAAAAACAGTTGTTCATAATACCAAAAAGGCAATTCAAAAGGCAGGATTGAATGTTCGAGATTTGGTCGTGGCGCCATTAGCAATTGGTGCCAATGTCTTAAATGATGGTGAACAAGACTTTGGCACGATTGTGATTGATCTAGGTGGTGGTCAAACAACTACCAGCGTGATTCATGATCACAAGCTGAAGTTTTCATATGTTGATGCAGAGGGTGGACAATACATAACTAAGGATATTTCAGTTGTGTTAAACACTTCATTACAAAATGCTGAACGGTTGAAACGTGATTATGGTTTCGCTGACTCTAGTCAGGCTTCCGAATCAAATACTTTTACAGTAGAAGTTGTTGGACAACAAGAGCCAACCGAGGTTAGTGAACAGTATTTGGCCCAAGTTATTGAGGCACGAGTATCACAGATCTTCGAACGAATTAGTGCGCGATTAACTGATATTAAAGCGTTGGAATTACCTGGTGGTATTGTGTTGACTGGTGGCGTAGCGGCCCTTCCGGGTGTTGCGGAATTAGCATCACAACATTTTGGTGTCAATGCAAGAGTTTATGTGCCAGATCAAATGGGTATTCGACATCCCGGATTTACACAGGGGTTATCACTAGCTAGTTATGAGGCTGGCTTAGTAGATATTGACCTGCTTATCAAGCAAGCATTATTAGCAGATAATGAGCTGAAGGTCGAATTACAAAGTGGTAATAAAACAGCACATACAGTTTCAAGCAGAACCAGGAAAAAGGCTGCTCAAGAAACCAAGCAAGCAGCCCGTGAGACTCAAACTCAGCACAGACAAAAACCAACTGAAGTGCAAACTCGTGAAACTGATGAAGAGCCAGAACAAAAACAGCCGAAGAAAGATCGTTTTGAGGGAATCAAAAATTTCTTTAATAACTTCTTTGATTAA
- a CDS encoding cell division protein FtsQ/DivIB, which translates to MSKHGSKKDQQKYAKRLAKIDAEHDLNSNSRLHHDRSRNPIGNKLPNLKKQRHWATTLRAGSLIFVFGIILLIMVYLVSPISKVDQITIVGNKQVDRQGILTATKIKKGNFMWQTLVHGKQINRDATAANPEIKKVQVKMAGPQKVKLTVNENKIVGYLKRNNYYYPILASGHVKKNKLKQPQSGQPVYDGFKSTKILEKTVNQYSQLSETVQLGISEIKFQPTNNDEQRLRVFMNDGNEILIKYSKLAKKMPYYPSIAQTMSANGVVNLELGAYSYSYGTKDH; encoded by the coding sequence ATGAGTAAACATGGGTCAAAGAAGGATCAACAAAAATATGCAAAGAGACTTGCTAAAATTGATGCAGAACATGACTTAAACAGTAATTCTCGTTTGCACCATGACAGAAGTCGTAATCCAATTGGTAACAAACTACCGAATTTAAAAAAACAACGACATTGGGCAACAACATTGCGAGCAGGTAGTTTAATATTTGTTTTTGGAATTATTTTGTTGATCATGGTTTACTTGGTGTCTCCAATTAGCAAAGTTGATCAGATAACAATTGTTGGCAATAAACAGGTTGATCGTCAAGGTATATTAACTGCAACTAAAATAAAAAAGGGTAACTTTATGTGGCAGACGTTAGTGCATGGCAAACAGATTAATCGTGATGCTACGGCAGCTAATCCAGAAATTAAAAAAGTCCAAGTTAAAATGGCGGGACCACAAAAAGTTAAACTAACGGTAAATGAAAATAAAATTGTCGGATACTTAAAGCGCAATAATTACTACTATCCAATTTTAGCAAGTGGACACGTCAAAAAAAATAAGTTAAAGCAGCCTCAAAGTGGGCAACCTGTGTATGATGGATTTAAATCGACAAAAATATTGGAAAAGACAGTCAATCAATATTCACAACTATCTGAGACAGTTCAGTTAGGAATTTCTGAAATTAAGTTTCAACCCACTAACAATGATGAACAACGTTTACGTGTATTTATGAATGATGGTAATGAAATCTTAATCAAGTACTCGAAATTAGCTAAAAAGATGCCATATTACCCTAGTATTGCCCAGACAATGTCGGCCAATGGAGTCGTTAATCTTGAATTAGGTGCTTATTCATATTCATATGGCACAAAAGATCATTAA
- the murG gene encoding undecaprenyldiphospho-muramoylpentapeptide beta-N-acetylglucosaminyltransferase, with protein MRLMVSGGGTGGHIYPALALIERLKQLEPTTEILYVGTHRGLEDKIVPAANIDFKIIKIQGFKRSLSLDNIKTVYLFLKSIRDAKKMVRDFKPDVVLGTGGYVSGAVLYAAAKMHVPTVIHEQNSVVGVTNKFLSRFVNEIGISFEAARDQFPIENVTMTGNPRAQQVANSTSNFNWDEIGLDNQKPTMMIFGGSQGAPKINTSVVEAIPEFNKRDYQVVFATGQKRYDLVQHQLQHVSVNSNIVISPYISNMPEMLPKVDVIVGRAGATSIAEITALGIPSILIPSPYVTANHQFKNAQALVDQNAAEMITEDQLTGQTLVKAADKLMQNEATRSQMAIAAKNMGIDDAADRLIKLLKKAQQDVK; from the coding sequence ATGCGATTGATGGTTTCAGGCGGTGGAACAGGTGGTCACATTTATCCTGCCTTAGCCTTGATTGAACGATTAAAACAACTTGAACCGACAACTGAAATTCTCTACGTAGGAACTCATCGGGGACTGGAAGATAAAATTGTTCCAGCAGCTAATATTGATTTTAAAATAATTAAAATTCAAGGATTCAAAAGATCCTTATCATTGGATAACATAAAAACAGTTTACCTATTTTTGAAGAGTATTCGGGATGCCAAAAAAATGGTGCGTGATTTTAAACCAGATGTTGTTTTGGGTACTGGTGGTTATGTTAGTGGAGCTGTTTTATATGCTGCCGCCAAAATGCATGTGCCAACAGTGATTCATGAACAAAATAGTGTCGTGGGAGTTACCAATAAATTTTTGAGTCGGTTTGTGAATGAAATTGGAATCTCATTTGAAGCAGCTAGAGATCAGTTTCCAATTGAAAATGTGACGATGACAGGCAATCCGCGGGCACAGCAAGTTGCTAATAGTACTAGTAACTTTAACTGGGATGAAATTGGATTAGATAATCAAAAACCAACAATGATGATTTTTGGTGGTAGTCAAGGGGCCCCTAAAATCAATACAAGTGTTGTTGAAGCAATTCCAGAATTCAACAAACGTGACTATCAGGTAGTATTTGCAACAGGGCAAAAACGTTATGATCTGGTTCAGCATCAACTACAACATGTTAGTGTTAACTCAAATATTGTCATTAGCCCATATATTAGTAATATGCCTGAGATGCTTCCTAAAGTTGACGTGATTGTTGGCCGTGCAGGTGCAACAAGTATTGCTGAGATAACTGCGCTAGGAATCCCATCAATTTTAATTCCAAGTCCGTATGTTACTGCTAATCATCAATTTAAGAATGCACAGGCTTTAGTTGATCAAAATGCTGCTGAAATGATTACTGAAGATCAATTAACGGGGCAGACATTGGTTAAAGCTGCAGACAAGTTGATGCAAAATGAGGCAACCAGATCACAAATGGCAATTGCGGCCAAAAATATGGGGATTGATGATGCTGCTGATCGATTAATTAAATTATTAAAGAAAGCACAGCAGGATGTTAAATAA
- the murD gene encoding UDP-N-acetylmuramoyl-L-alanine--D-glutamate ligase: MKQGSNYQNKKILVIGLGKSGASVAKLLVKLGANVTINDKQKPSDNQQIIGLEKLGIKVITGSHPLSLLDEQFELVVKNPGIPYDNPLVAGFIERKVPVITDVEVAATLFDGTLVGVTGSNGKTTTTTMITKMLTRQAENKVFDAGNIGIPISQVVQKTDSNDTIVVELSSFQLVGTKTLRPHIAVITNIFSNHLDYHKTRANYVNAKMKITANQTNSDYLVINWDNSEWQELSKQTKAQVIPFSRLGKSKSGAYESDGKLYWRDELIMNAAEIKVVGDHNIENALAAIAVAKIQGITTENIVHVLKTFGGVRHRMQFVLEDNGRQFYNDSKATDIEATQMALKGFQQPVILLAGGLDRGYTFEKLIPAFREHVKAIILFGEAADKLADAAKQAGVTHIVSTKDCTTGVPLAVKYSEAGDVILLSPANASWDQFPNFEVRGDTYIKAVEQLTGKKEE; encoded by the coding sequence ATGAAACAGGGTAGTAATTATCAAAATAAAAAGATATTAGTCATCGGTTTAGGTAAAAGTGGTGCCAGCGTGGCCAAACTGTTAGTTAAACTTGGGGCAAATGTAACTATCAATGACAAACAAAAGCCATCAGATAATCAACAAATTATTGGTTTAGAAAAATTAGGGATTAAAGTAATTACGGGTTCTCATCCACTATCTTTGCTAGATGAGCAATTTGAATTAGTCGTAAAAAATCCAGGAATTCCCTATGATAATCCGCTTGTTGCCGGTTTTATTGAGCGAAAAGTACCTGTTATTACAGATGTTGAAGTTGCAGCAACGCTTTTTGATGGGACATTAGTTGGTGTTACTGGTAGTAATGGTAAAACGACGACAACAACAATGATTACTAAAATGCTAACCCGTCAGGCTGAAAATAAAGTGTTTGATGCTGGTAATATTGGGATTCCAATTAGTCAGGTAGTTCAGAAAACAGATTCTAATGATACAATTGTTGTTGAATTATCTAGCTTTCAATTAGTGGGAACTAAAACGTTGCGGCCCCATATTGCGGTTATTACTAATATATTTTCTAATCACTTAGATTACCATAAAACAAGGGCTAACTATGTTAACGCAAAAATGAAAATCACTGCCAATCAAACTAACAGTGATTATTTAGTAATTAATTGGGATAATTCTGAATGGCAGGAACTAAGCAAACAAACTAAAGCGCAGGTTATTCCATTTTCTCGCCTCGGCAAATCAAAATCAGGAGCATATGAAAGCGATGGAAAACTATATTGGCGCGATGAGTTAATTATGAATGCGGCTGAAATTAAAGTTGTGGGCGATCATAATATTGAAAATGCACTAGCAGCCATTGCTGTTGCTAAGATACAGGGAATTACCACAGAAAATATTGTGCATGTTTTAAAAACATTTGGAGGCGTCCGCCATCGAATGCAATTTGTGTTGGAAGATAATGGCCGCCAATTTTACAATGATTCTAAGGCAACTGATATTGAAGCAACGCAAATGGCATTGAAAGGATTTCAGCAACCAGTTATCTTACTGGCCGGTGGATTAGATCGAGGGTACACTTTTGAAAAATTAATACCAGCGTTTAGAGAACACGTTAAGGCAATTATCTTATTTGGTGAGGCAGCTGATAAATTGGCTGACGCTGCTAAACAAGCTGGGGTTACCCATATTGTATCTACGAAGGATTGCACTACAGGTGTACCGTTGGCGGTTAAATATAGTGAAGCTGGCGATGTGATCTTGCTTTCGCCTGCGAATGCTAGCTGGGATCAATTCCCTAATTTTGAGGTTCGTGGGGATACTTATATTAAAGCAGTTGAACAATTAACGGGAAAGAAGGAAGAATAA
- the mraY gene encoding phospho-N-acetylmuramoyl-pentapeptide-transferase, whose product MNILIICLTLISAFLITFILMPFLIRYFRAKKEGQQIREVGPKWHAAKSGTPTMGGSLFILASVITSIWVAILQGWLTNTLWALLFTLVMYGLIGMWDDSIKIFQHQNEGFKPWQKALAQVIVALIFAVIYQHEGFQMGFGNWQLGWLYGIFIIFWLVGFSNAVNLTDGLDGLVSGLAIISFLTYFVIAIYQHQYDVALFCLAIVGALAGFFPFNHKPAKIFMGDMGSLALGGALAAVALILHHEFSLLLIGIIYVIETASVILQVASFKLTGKRIFKMSPIHHHFEMSGWSEWKIDYVFWTIGAIGSVLTLGLLWLTNH is encoded by the coding sequence ATGAATATTTTAATAATTTGTCTAACATTAATTAGTGCGTTTTTAATAACGTTTATTTTGATGCCGTTTTTGATTCGCTATTTTAGAGCGAAAAAAGAAGGCCAACAAATTCGCGAAGTTGGTCCTAAATGGCATGCTGCAAAATCTGGGACACCTACAATGGGTGGTTCGTTATTCATCTTGGCTAGTGTCATTACATCAATTTGGGTGGCAATATTGCAAGGCTGGCTAACCAACACACTATGGGCATTACTGTTTACACTCGTTATGTACGGTCTCATTGGTATGTGGGATGATAGTATTAAAATTTTTCAGCATCAAAATGAAGGCTTCAAACCTTGGCAAAAAGCATTGGCACAGGTGATTGTGGCATTGATTTTTGCTGTGATTTATCAACATGAGGGCTTCCAAATGGGATTTGGTAACTGGCAACTTGGCTGGTTATACGGAATTTTCATTATCTTTTGGTTGGTCGGATTTTCAAATGCGGTTAACTTAACTGATGGCCTTGATGGTCTTGTATCAGGACTAGCCATTATTTCATTTTTAACATATTTTGTAATTGCAATTTATCAACATCAGTATGATGTGGCATTGTTTTGTCTAGCAATCGTGGGGGCCTTAGCAGGATTCTTTCCATTCAACCATAAGCCTGCTAAAATTTTCATGGGAGACATGGGCTCATTAGCATTGGGTGGTGCGCTAGCAGCCGTTGCTTTAATTTTACATCACGAATTTTCGTTACTTCTAATTGGAATTATTTACGTGATTGAAACAGCTAGTGTTATTTTGCAGGTAGCTTCATTTAAATTAACTGGTAAACGAATTTTTAAAATGAGCCCAATTCATCATCATTTCGAAATGTCTGGCTGGAGTGAATGGAAAATCGACTATGTATTCTGGACAATTGGGGCAATTGGATCGGTACTAACGCTAGGTCTACTATGGTTAACTAATCACTAA